Within the Mugil cephalus isolate CIBA_MC_2020 chromosome 1, CIBA_Mcephalus_1.1, whole genome shotgun sequence genome, the region TTCCCCCGTCAGATCCTGATCCCTCATTTCTGGACTCCAAGGCAGCATGTGGAGTTTCGAGGAGTGTACCATTCCCTCAGGGCTCAGCACCACTGGCCGGTGCTCAAAGGCCTCGAGTCCACGAGCCACAGGGTCCAAAATGGCTCCCTACAGGGTCGCCTTAAGGACCTGTGCGCAAAAGTAAGTGGATATGTCAGTTTGGTCAATGAAAATGTGTCGTAGCTGCAGCGCGCCTCCCATGGGGGGCGCCAGAGGACTTCAGGGGAGGCTCAgtgtgagaaaaaataaaactgaaaaacattaaaataaaataaaataaacgccTGGTTAGCTAACTACAATACATGACAGGAGCCAAACggatgaaagtgaaaatgagagaGGATGTGTATGTAGGGTAAACCTGTGTCTAATATAACTTCAGTAAAACcactaaatgtattttcagaTGCAAACCGGAGGAAGCCCCAACGTGTCTGAGATCCTGGCTGTCCGAAGCCTGTTTTCTGGACCCCCTCTGGGTATAAAGAGAATGCGCGTTGATCACATGGTGAGTAACACTCTCCACTCAGTTAACATGAGTCACTCTGTTAATCAGCAGATTATCTTTGTGCTCATGTGCTTTTTATGCCCTAATCAGAGACACATCAGCTCCCTGCTCTTCCTGACGCCTCGCCTCCCCGGCTTCCTGCTCGGTCGCCGGCTGAACAGCCACGCCTTGGAGCTGCTCCAACTGGACCGAGCCCTCAGCAGACTGGGCCTTCACCAGCTCACTGACTCTGAACTCAAACAGGTCGGTACACaactcattttttcccccatgacatcatcatctgtCATCTGTGTTATAAATACTTGCAtacgttttcttcttccttccctttCAGGCTTGTTATGTGAGGGGGCTTAATTCTGACAATCTTGGCATTAACCAGTGTCGTGAGTGGTTGTCCCGGTGGCTCCAGATCTCCTCTGCACTGAaaggtatttttatttgcattacGTGGAACCGTGTTTTTGAAATTCCCCATGTTTCCAACATTTTAagaaataatttcacatttttactaTTCCTTCAGCTTTATCCCCACTGGTCTGCGAGTCTAATGTTTAATGCTGTCCCTCTTTGTTTCACTGTTGTAGAATCAGAGGTGTCACTGCTGCTGCACAGcattgtgtttctctctgcgAACTACCCACATGTTCTCTGCCGCCACTGACAGGAAGTCTGCTTGTGAGATTATGGTCTCTTACGTGCACTGGATGACAAAACTTACACAGAGTTGTCAGCGTCTCCTTTTTTGtaaaggaaaaaacattttaaagttcttGGCGAGATATTTTTGGTTTCAGGGAAAAACAGCTTTACTTGTGAAGCGATGAACACCACAAACAGGAAGGAGTTAAAAGATttttgtttggggaaaaaaaagtatgaacCTATGGTGTCTTTATTAGAGAGTTTAGTGCTGCTCCTATTTAATCTGGACTCTCACGGTGGAGTTAAATTGATGCAGTTGGCTACATGAAGTGTTGGTAAATATCATGATGAGCTGTCTGTACCTTATGTCTAAGTATAGAACGCACACAATCTACACATCTACAAAAACAAGCTGAGAAACAAAGACGATAGTGCTTAAGGCTTGTTCACACTTAGCTTGAGGAACCATTCCATTCGTTAAATTACACACAATCCAGACTTTATGTGggcatattaatattttttacatgttcACATCAAACATGTGTTAATTCTCATGTCATGTTGTTACCTCACTTTGTGCtctgcttttacatttttttttttttttactttgaataaTATATAATGCTGGTCATGACAGAGTTGTAGGAAACGTGAAGACTGAAGAGTCGACATGGTCGGGTTTACATGAAAGCATGTACGTTGAATCCTAAACATAGATTGGCGGGGGCGGGGCGTTGGGTCTTATTGTAGATGACTGTTCTCATAAAGCTTTTGGGCTACAGCTCAGCAGTTACAAGGTGCTGTGGTCGCACTTTATTGTTTACTTTACGTTTTCTTGCTTTGGAAGCTTAAAAATACATGAACGTATCATAGTAAGAGAAGCCTTTCACCTATTTCTGGTCACAGTACGAAGAGGAACTGCACAGTCTTTGTGCCCTTGTGTTGTAAGGTGTGAAGACACTGTCATTCATTTCCTGTGCCTTTCGCAAGGACAGGCCGAATGCTTCTGAAAAAGCTAAATGTATGTTCTGTTTATGAACCTTTTTTGAACTATACGATATTATATGTTTGGTAAGCTCTGATTGTTGTGTCCTTGTGCCAATATTATATACACTGTTATGAACTGTGTCTGAAATGAACCTTGACGGTGCATTCATGCTCCCTGTTTGACAGCAGACTCTGATTAACTGGAAgtctttaataaaaacaaaaactggaaaccacaaaattttgaaataaactgaacaCCAAACAGATCAAAGGTCTTGAACAGAACAACCTATATATGAGACATTAGAATTCCTCATAAACGAGAACAAATGCTGACACTAGCGTGAACATTAAAGACTTCTACCATTTCCCATTACTATGCATGTACAGCATCAAAGCAGAAACATTGTTAACCTATTAAAATAGGAtttcaaataagaaaaaggGAGACATATATTGTTCTGTGGATTAAATGGCAAGTATAAGATGAACAAAATGAAGCTCTGAATAAGTGTGACGTAAGCTAGCTCCTAAGCAGGTATGAATCACATGACCTCGTAGCCACTGCGGATGCCTCTCATCAACATGCAGGCGAACACGATGCCCATTAtctggagagaaagagaacgAATACAGGCATTAGTCCTTCTACCTACAATAAATTATAGTGACCTAcatataacatttttatttatgtctcgTGGCACCTTCCAAAGATGAAACTACCAGATGtgtcaataaaatgtaattaaacagatgacaatttgttttatttgacaagCGAAAGATCAACACAGAGCCACTTGAAGGCTATAAATAATAAGAATGCTAAGTACAGCTGAACTGGTTAGGAATCCAgagggacaaagtctggtcagATGTTTACAGTTGGAGCTGTTACATACCTGAAGGAACGCAACAATGAGGACTGCAACTAGCACCCACAAGAGGttcttcttcagcagctccaccaAAGAATCATGACAACCCTAGAGTTAcgaaaacagaaacatgagctTGAGCAACATTAACTGATAATTGTGATGCTGTTTTAGAGCCTGGTCAGCCAAGGTAAGGAATTCActctttttttcacattgaCGTTATTTCTTCATTGTTTGTGGTCTACAACTCTACTCGCTCAGGCTTCACAGTATATCACATCCCAATCTAACCTGAAGTAATACAAGACCACTCGCGCCTGTTTGAGCAGACCTAGATAGATCAAAAGATACTTTATTTGGGAAATTCACTACACAAGTCTGTCTACATGCTGTATCTGTCTATCTACCCATCCACCCATCCCAACTTGACAAATATAAACCACCAGGAGCTTACCTCCGTGTACACTTTGGAGGCATCCGTCATAGCATCTTTTCCACAGTCTTTAGTGACATTCAGGCAGCATGAGTCAGGCACCGAGTTGCCATCGGGAGCGAAGCTTTTCCAGTCGGCAGAGCTgtttacaccacagcatttcagctggaaatgtgaacaaaacaaacatgacatgGAAAATATTTGTCATGTAATTAGCAGTTATAAAGTTTCATGTTAAGTAAATGGATCAACAGCGCAAAAAGAATGAATGTCGTGTCGCGTGGGACAGACCAACAGGATGCAGCAGTGTTGTGAGAAGGTGTTGTCAGACTAAGTAAACACTGAGTAGGACAGTTTACAGTGAACTTACACTCTGCTGCAGCGTATCCAAAGACTCTCTGAATTCTTCTGTGGCATTTTTGTAATTAGTAATCATTTCAGTGAGACTATCTTGGACGACGGTGGAGATCTAAAAGGGAGATACAACATTGCAGCCAAAATTAAGATACGCCTTCCACAGCTCCTTACTTAACGCATAAAACTGAGGAATTGTACACTTACTTTGTTCCTGTAGATGTATCCAGTGATTGCCGCAGCAATCTCAACAATGATGATCAATGAGAGAAGGATGGCAAActgggggaaagaaagaaataaggacCAAATATAAGtcacaaaatactgtatattggtGCAAAGTTTGTGTACTTGTTTTTTACAGGCAGTACTCCTGCTGTATGAATTACCGTGGTGACCATGCAGTAGCTTTCTTTCCAGGCGCCGCAGCAACCGAAGAAGGCGATGAAGAAAATCACCACACCGACTACGGTGATCACAATGGGAGCTCCGGAGGCTGACAAATTACTGATGACAACGGTGTTGTGTAGAGACACCTGAACCATGATTCCCAAAACGATCAATGCCAGGCCACATAACTGTAAGAACAGGAAGACATTAGTTTAGGGTGGAAATCATGGGACCATTGCTGCTCTTTTCCTGTGATAAATTGCCTTCGTAAAAATGACCACAGGCTTTTCCACAACTTTTCCATATCTTAACCATCATCTTCTAGCTGCACGTCAGAAAATGGCCAAAATTTGGTTACttcttttgaaataaaaaggcTTCCCCAAAAGTCAGAAGTCAGAATGTCTTTATAAAATAGTTGTATACTATAGTTTTGGAGCAATCTTAACGTTTTTATCTTGAAATAGCAACTGGAAACTTTTAAAGAtgggaaataaaaccacataCATTCAAACTCCCAATTAAATCAATCCGTGATAAACTGACTAAATATTAACCTGCACATCAAAAACCCCCTTTAAAACAAAGTGTCAAAGTTAAACAGACAAAAGGAAGTTACAACATTCTTTGGCTGTAAAATGATCAGATGATAAACTGTGCGCTTCATGTGTCAGTGTCCTGGGTGGAGTCAGTGCAGGTTATTAGGTCTTTTACAAACATTATGTGGGTGAGTGGTTTGACCAAGACCAGCTGCTCGGAGAAGGGAACATCACATCATTCAACTATTAATTCCACTGAACACTAATCAGATGCCATGTTTTAAGCATGAAAGTATTGAACAAAGATTGAATGCATTTTTCGTATcaaccaaaataaaattaagaaagggttatttgtttttttttcccccaagcaAAACTTCCAACCGTTGGTTTTAGCTTCTTAATTGTGAGATTTGAATTTATTCTTCATCATGCTGTTCATGACTTCTGAACCCTTGGTGTCACTCTTTCTTTCTATAATCACTTTGCGTCAATTCTCGACTGTACTGTATTTTTAGTTATAAGTTATACTAAAAGGGAGCATAGCAACataaacaaagggaaaaaagacCCAAAAATAACAGCACTAGCCTGAACTAGACTTACTACTCATTACTGGAACATTTAAACTAGGATTAAGAGACACTTAGTCATCGGCACAAAAAACCTTGCTACAGCTGTCATATGACACATTATGAAACAAGGCTGTAAAGTTGAGTCCTGGCTGCGGCTCTGAAGCTCTCCTTGTTGGCACCACcaatgtaaatatttgaaccAGGGTCAAACAGGTGGCTAATGGATTACGCAGAAAAGCATAAAAGGGATGAAGCGAACAGGCAAACAGTAATGAAGGTCACATACATGCCAGGACAGTCATGTAAAATATAATAGTAAGACAAGAATAGATCTTTGACTTGAATCACTTCACATTTACTATATCATTTTTATGCGTGAATCTGAATCCTCAGTGTGTAAATTTATTCACTATACGATGCTCTCAAAAACAATTGCAAGCGAGCCCAAGTCAAGTCAGACAATTTTGTTCAACCAATCAACAATGTAATGTGCCGAAATGatataaaaatgactgaaaactgtGCAACTCAGCTGACTGCTGCCCTCTACTCAGTGAACTTCATGTTAAAAATACGTAGTTGACAGACCAAACCCTTAGTACATGGACAGGCGATCTGTCAGTAATCCATTTACGCAACAATAAGTAATATTCCTGTTTCCTTGATTCGCCAGAGCAGATATTTTCTTTGGCAATAAACTGAATAACTTCAACCTCAACATCTTTAGGAAATTTTTAGGGAAGTTATCAAATGAACAGAGTAGGAGAGTAACATGTGCTTGGTAAGCCTATTCTTAGGGATGCTTCACAGCAGGAGCATCAATAAATATCTGCGGAGAACGACACTGTCTTTTAAACATGTACTAAATAAGTGGACGCTACTTAAAACGATTCAATGATACTGCTGTCAATGGTAAAAATCATGGCTCAATCATTTGTGAGAAACTTTTcataaatggtttaaaaaaaccaacaactaTAATTCCTCTCCAAGGGACTCATAAGTGGATGCTGGTTTATACACAGATAATGAATGACAATGTAATCACTGCATGTACTATGTTTTTATGAGTGTAATTACTGATACAAATACTTCACTGGGAGTTGTAAGTAAGTGTAGTGTGCTCTAAAGCAATACTTCCTTGTTTTTTAGGAATTTTAATTAGGTGGACTTAAAGTGCTACTAGTATAGCTCACTCTTGACTTCCTCTTGTTACTCAAAAATTCACTGTGTAAACACCACTGCACGAAGCTTTGAGTGACACCGTGTccgtgaagaagaagaaaaaaaa harbors:
- the letmd1 gene encoding LETM1 domain-containing protein 1, with amino-acid sequence MALSCARLCSQLSLVRLCGLRTNSVTRSRYSPYVSYQSSLPLCRLYSSTKVRRGIGRYVASKLQLANAKYESFLKRRFPRFYQLYHTFMEGFKLLFQDAKEVRRIKTKMFSEGVKYQDLPYRDMEKLRQFRRNMIKAIPLVMISIPPFANYLVFVLMYFFPRQILIPHFWTPRQHVEFRGVYHSLRAQHHWPVLKGLESTSHRVQNGSLQGRLKDLCAKMQTGGSPNVSEILAVRSLFSGPPLGIKRMRVDHMRHISSLLFLTPRLPGFLLGRRLNSHALELLQLDRALSRLGLHQLTDSELKQACYVRGLNSDNLGINQCREWLSRWLQISSALKESEVSLLLHSIVFLSANYPHVLCRH
- the cd63 gene encoding CD63 antigen — encoded protein: MGVEGGMKCVKYLIFFFNFIFLLCGLALIVLGIMVQVSLHNTVVISNLSASGAPIVITVVGVVIFFIAFFGCCGAWKESYCMVTTFAILLSLIIIVEIAAAITGYIYRNKISTVVQDSLTEMITNYKNATEEFRESLDTLQQSLKCCGVNSSADWKSFAPDGNSVPDSCCLNVTKDCGKDAMTDASKVYTEGCHDSLVELLKKNLLWVLVAVLIVAFLQIMGIVFACMLMRGIRSGYEVM